A region from the Rosa rugosa chromosome 6, drRosRugo1.1, whole genome shotgun sequence genome encodes:
- the LOC133717642 gene encoding carboxylesterase 1-like codes for MSKPSQFKPNIISNPDGTYTRLLKFPSTEADSTSATNHVLSKDIPVNPKTQTMVRLFLPRNVLGSKTKLPLIFYYHGGAFLYFSATTTVFHEFCFNMALELQAIVVSVDYRLAPEHRLPAAYEDAIDALHWIKTTEEEWVREFADFSSCFLMGTSSGGNLAYHAGLLACEVRDHLGPLEIKGLILHHPFFGGSERTGSELKMEHDRILPLRASDGAWKLALPIGADRDHEYCNPAVGDRDGIWAAIRAMDCRVLVLGCFGDPMIERQMGLAKMVEEKGVRTVTHFGYGCHGLEITDPSKAPGLFVDLKNFIY; via the coding sequence ATGTCAAAACCTAGTCAATTCAAACCCAACATCATCTCCAATCCAGATGGAACCTACACGCGCCTCTTAAAATTTCCAAGCACCGAGGCCGACTCTACCTCAGCCACTAACCATGTACTCTCCAAAGACATCCCtgtaaaccctaaaacccaaaccatGGTCCGACTCTTCCTCCCTCGGAATGTCCTTGGCTCAAAAACCAAACTCCCTCTCATATTTTACTACCACGGTGGTGCGTTTCTCTATTTCAGCGCAACTACAACTGTTTTCCATGAGTTTTGTTTCAACATGGCTTTGGAACTCCAAGCTATTGTTGTCTCCGTGGACTACCGTCTTGCCCCTGAACACCGCCTCCCGGCAGCCTACGAGGATGCCATAGATGCGTTGCACTGGATCAAGACCACAGAGGAAGAGTGGGTAAGAGAATTTGCTGATTTCTCAAGCTGTTTTTTAATGGGTACTAGTTCTGGTGGAAACCTAGCTTACCATGCTGGGCTTCTTGCTTGTGAAGTTAGAGATCACCTTGGCCCTTTGGAAATCAAAGGACTGATATTGCACCATCCCTTTTTTGGTGGATCCGAGAGGACCGGGTCGGAACTGAAGATGGAGCATGATCGAATTTTGCCACTACGGGCAAGCGATGGAGCGTGGAAATTGGCGTTGCCTATTGGTGCTGACCGTGATCATGAGTATTGCAATCCAGCGGTGGGCGATAGAGATGGTATTTGGGCTGCGATTCGGGCCATGGATTGTAGGGTCTTggttctgggttgttttggagATCCGATGATTGAGCGACAGATGGGGTTGGCGAAAATGGTAGAGGAGAAGGGTGTACGAACGGTGACTCATTTTGGCTATGGTTGTCATGGTTTGGAAATAACTGACCCGTCCAAAGCTCCGGGTTTATTTGTCGACTTGAAAAATTTCATATACTAA